A genomic segment from Carassius auratus strain Wakin chromosome 25, ASM336829v1, whole genome shotgun sequence encodes:
- the LOC113043862 gene encoding uncharacterized protein LOC113043862, with the protein MHTVPLLCLAALTSALITCHPIQKEKMQTDLTRENLSNMETMIRTYGYFLMMKFSKRLRKAIYHETKEADLMKKSKDCFLPLHIKTNNMVCLDATKNTYISVDGINKDCFKIVHRKNSHHASCPWSGDALIKLVGGKSHTEAYSAELHHSLQSNNHKTDRRLRRSQYIDPSDPLGSENPRSRTANYQRPNQEHEHKRSRNVSKETITSYDDPLHVLLSKSPVSPNLQKQKNHKQVAPSDPF; encoded by the exons ATGCACACAGTCCCTCTTCTCTGTCTGGCTGCTCTCACCTCTGCACTAATAACTTGTCATcctatacaaaaagaaaaaatgcaaacagATTTAACAAGAGAAAATCTGAGCAATATGGAGACCATGATTCGTACATATGGATATTTCCTGATGATGAAATTTAGTAAAAGACTGAGGAAAGCCATCTATCATGAGACCAAAG AAGCTGATTTAATGAAGAAAAGCAAGGACTGCTTCTTACCActtcatattaaaacaaataatatggtGTGCTTGGATGcaacaaaaaacacatatatttca GTTGATGGCATTAACAAGGACTGCTTTAAAATAGTTCACAGAAAGAATTCCCATCATGCTTCGTGTCCATGGAGTGGTGATGCATTGATCAAGCTAGTTGGAGGTAAAAGCCACACCGAGGCGTATAGTGCAGAATTACATCATTCTCTGCAGTCAAACAACCATAAAACAGATCGCAGACTGAGAAGAAGCCAGTATATTGACCCATCTGATCCCTTGGGATCTGAGAATCCCAGATCAAGGACTGCTAATTATCAAAGACCAAATCAAGAGCATGAGCACAAGCGCAGCCGTAATGTTTCTAAAGAAACCATCACTTCCTATGATGACCCTCTACACGTACTGCTCTCCAAGAGCCCTGTCAGTCCAAACTTACAAAAACAGAAGAACCACAAGCAAGTTGCACCATCTGATCCATTCTGA
- the LOC113043082 gene encoding probable fructose-2,6-bisphosphatase TIGAR A isoform X2 produces MLAFGLTIVRHGETQCNKDGLLQGQKIDSPLSEIGIQQSEAAGQYLRDVKFTNVFVSDMKRAKQTAEIIARNNRTCPDIELVADPSLKERSFGIAEGGRVIEMKNMAKAAGQPLPEFTPPEGETMEQVKVRIKGFLKTMFHRIANEHQDKIQDGGTSLADETDRAQAGLPDDGVLNVPVHALVVGHGAYMSIAMKYFFEDLKCPMPHGLDPSQRYSICPNTGMCRFLITLKCNNVDPALSDVKCVFINRRDHN; encoded by the exons ATGCTCGCTTTTGGCTTAACGATAGTTCGACA TGGTGAGACGCAGTGCAACAAAGATGGCCTTTTACAag GTCAGAAAATAGACTCTCCACTTTCTGAAATTGGGATACAGCAGTCTGAGGCTGCTGGTCAGTACCTCAGGGATGTAAAATTCACAAATGTGTTTGTCAGTGACATGAAACGTGCCAAGCAG ACCGCAGAGATCATTGCGAGGAACAACAGAACCTGTCCTGATATAGAGCTAGTAGCAGATCCATCACTTAAAGAGAGA AGTTTTGGTATAGCTGAGGGAGGACGAGTTATAGAAATGAAAAACATGGCTAAAGCAGCCGGACAGCCTCTGCCAGAGTTCACTCCGCCTGAGGGAGAGACCATGGAGCag GTAAAAGTGCGAATCAAGGGTTTTCTCAAGACTATGTTCCACCGAATAGCTAATGAACATCAAGACAAAATACAAGATGGTGGAACATCCCTAGCAGATGAAACTGACAGGGCTCAAGCAGGACTTCCAGATGATGGAGTCTTGAATGTGCCTGTCCATGCCCTGGTGGTTGGCCATGGGGCTTATATGAGCATAGCTATGAAGTATTTCTTTGAGGACCTGAAGTGCCCCATGCCCCATGGTTTAGACCCTTCTCAAAGGTATTCCATCTGCCCCAACACCGGAATGTGCCGATTTCTTATCACtttgaaatgtaataatgtaGACCCTGCACTTTCAGATGTGAAATGTGTGTTCATTAACAGAAGAGATcacaactga